One Malania oleifera isolate guangnan ecotype guangnan chromosome 10, ASM2987363v1, whole genome shotgun sequence genomic region harbors:
- the LOC131166960 gene encoding uncharacterized protein LOC131166960 isoform X2: MGLAMSFMGTGFSPVQMLNLLMETLYKQFARANTKDFHDFQIAILDIFNTLNSALPGKHYDAPARTEIEEFFEEWKRTRESDKRTKFVNFMTEKISLGRPDNSIVITGLVIPPAAMATKRTAENAAKLRIVKAIPDVIFVPSITMLALISVKFTKKIFLGT; encoded by the exons ATGGGTTTGGCCATGAGTTTCATGGGAACAG GGTTTTCACCAGTGCAGATGTTAAATTTGCTCATGGAGACGCTCTACAAGCAATTTGCAAGGGCAAATACCAAGGATTTCCATGACTTCCAGATTGCCATTCTCGACATCTTTAA TACTCTAAACTCCGCATTGCCCGGTAAACATTATGATGCACCAGCAAGGACAGAAATTGAG GAGTTTTTTGAAGAATGGAAAAGAACGCGCGAATCGGATAAAAGGACAAAGTTTGTGAATTTTATGACGGAAAAAATAAGTTTGGGGAGGCCAGATAACTCCATCGTGATCACGGGACTGGTGATACCTCCTGCAGCCATGGCAACAAAGCGAACAGCAGAGAATGCAGCCAAGCTGAGAATAGTAAAGGCCATCCCGGATGTTATTTTTGTTCCCTCAATCACAATGTTAGCTCTCATCTCTGTTAAGTTCACCAAGAAAATTTTCCTGGGAACTTAA
- the LOC131166960 gene encoding uncharacterized protein LOC131166960 isoform X1 yields the protein MGLAMSFMGTGFSPVQMLNLLMETLYKQFARANTKDFHDFQIAILDIFKYIINFFSIFIMHFKRYIQLLFCSPCSTLNSALPGKHYDAPARTEIEEFFEEWKRTRESDKRTKFVNFMTEKISLGRPDNSIVITGLVIPPAAMATKRTAENAAKLRIVKAIPDVIFVPSITMLALISVKFTKKIFLGT from the exons ATGGGTTTGGCCATGAGTTTCATGGGAACAG GGTTTTCACCAGTGCAGATGTTAAATTTGCTCATGGAGACGCTCTACAAGCAATTTGCAAGGGCAAATACCAAGGATTTCCATGACTTCCAGATTGCCATTCTCGACATCTTTAAGTATATTATCAActttttttccattttcatcatGCATTTCAAAAGATACATTCAATTGTTGTTTTGTTCTCCTTGCAGTACTCTAAACTCCGCATTGCCCGGTAAACATTATGATGCACCAGCAAGGACAGAAATTGAG GAGTTTTTTGAAGAATGGAAAAGAACGCGCGAATCGGATAAAAGGACAAAGTTTGTGAATTTTATGACGGAAAAAATAAGTTTGGGGAGGCCAGATAACTCCATCGTGATCACGGGACTGGTGATACCTCCTGCAGCCATGGCAACAAAGCGAACAGCAGAGAATGCAGCCAAGCTGAGAATAGTAAAGGCCATCCCGGATGTTATTTTTGTTCCCTCAATCACAATGTTAGCTCTCATCTCTGTTAAGTTCACCAAGAAAATTTTCCTGGGAACTTAA